In Glycine max cultivar Williams 82 chromosome 7, Glycine_max_v4.0, whole genome shotgun sequence, a single window of DNA contains:
- the LOC100778909 gene encoding putative nuclease HARBI1 isoform X2 produces the protein MYKLSEFNLQLRSNPNSLMESSEEENDGVSGNHATKELIHLASNGAKFIDEVLNGQNECCLENFRMDKHVFYKLCDILQAKGLLRHTNRIKIEEQLGIFMFIIGHNLRTRAVQELFRYSGETISRHFNNVLNAIMSISLDLFQPPGSGVPSEIFEDPRFYPYFKDCVGVIDGIHVPVTVGVDEQGPFRNKNGLLSQNILAACSFDLKFQYVLAGWEGSATDLQVFNSAITRQNKLQVPEGKYYIVDSKYQNVPGFVAPYSSTPYYSKEFLSDYHPQDASELFNQRHSLLRHVIDRTFGILKARFPILMSAPSYPLQTQVKLVVAACALHNYIRREKPDDWLFKMYEEGSFPMEESQPPLEMEVPPKMDVETQTQPSVHTFDSEEIALASQLRDSIATEMWNDFIQ, from the exons atGTACAAACTGAGCGAGTTCAATCTTC AACTCAGAAGCAATCCTAATTCCTTAATGGAGAGTTCTGAAGAGGAAAATGATGGAGTCTCTGGTAATCATGCTACTAAGGAACTGATTCATTTAGCATCTAATGGGGCAAAATTTATAGATGAAGTACTCAATGGTCAAAATGAATGCTGTCTGGAGAATTTTCGCATGGATAAACATGTATTCTATAAGTTATGTGATATCCTGCAAGCCAAGGGTTTATTGCGTCACACAAATCGAATCAAAATTGAGGAGCAACTGGGCATATTTATGTTCATTATTGGGCATAATCTACGGACAAGGGCTGTTCAAGAGTTATTCCGTTATTCTGGAGAAACTATTAGTCGTCACTTTAACAATGTTTTGAATGCTATAATGTCTATTTCACTGGATCTCTTTCAGCCTCCTGGCTCTGGTGTTCCTTCAGAAATCTTTGAAGATCCTAGATTCTATCCATATTTTAAA GATTGTGTGGGAGTAATTGATGGTATACATGTACCAGTGACGGTAGGTGTAGATGAGCAAGGACCATTCCGCAATAAGAATGGTTTGCTTTCACAGAATATTCTGGCAGCTTGCTCATTTGACCTCAAGTTTCAATATGTTTTGGCTGGATGGGAAGGATCTGCTACAGACTTGCAAGTTTTTAATTCAGCAATCACAAGGCAGAACAAATTGCAGGTCCCCGAGG GTAAATACTACATCGTAGACAGCAAGTACCAAAATGTGCCTGGTTTCGTTGCTCCATATTCCAGTACTCCCTACTACTCCAAGGAATTTCTCAGCGATTACCACCCGCAAGATGCAAGTGAACTGTTCAATCAACGACATTCATTATTACGACATGTCATAGATCGAACTTTTGGGATCTTAAAGGCACGGTTTCCTATATTGATGTCTGCTCCTTCTTATCCATTACAAACACAAGTGAAGTTAGTGGTGGCTGCATGTGCATTGCACAATTACATTCGCAGGGAGAAGCCAGATGATTGGCTTTTCAAGATGTATGAAGAAGGGTCATTTCCAATGGAGGAATCACAACCCCCATTGGAGATGGAAGTACCACCAAAGATGGATGTTGAGACCCAGACACAGCCATCAGTTCATACTTTTGATTCTGAAGAAATTGCACTTGCTTCACAGTTAAGGGACTCCATTGCTACTGAAATGTGGAATGATTTTATCCAATGA
- the LOC100778909 gene encoding putative nuclease HARBI1 isoform X1, with protein MYKLSEFNLRKHFSIRSNPNSLMESSEEENDGVSGNHATKELIHLASNGAKFIDEVLNGQNECCLENFRMDKHVFYKLCDILQAKGLLRHTNRIKIEEQLGIFMFIIGHNLRTRAVQELFRYSGETISRHFNNVLNAIMSISLDLFQPPGSGVPSEIFEDPRFYPYFKDCVGVIDGIHVPVTVGVDEQGPFRNKNGLLSQNILAACSFDLKFQYVLAGWEGSATDLQVFNSAITRQNKLQVPEGKYYIVDSKYQNVPGFVAPYSSTPYYSKEFLSDYHPQDASELFNQRHSLLRHVIDRTFGILKARFPILMSAPSYPLQTQVKLVVAACALHNYIRREKPDDWLFKMYEEGSFPMEESQPPLEMEVPPKMDVETQTQPSVHTFDSEEIALASQLRDSIATEMWNDFIQ; from the exons atGTACAAACTGAGCGAGTTCAATCTTCGTAAGCATTTCTCTATAAG AAGCAATCCTAATTCCTTAATGGAGAGTTCTGAAGAGGAAAATGATGGAGTCTCTGGTAATCATGCTACTAAGGAACTGATTCATTTAGCATCTAATGGGGCAAAATTTATAGATGAAGTACTCAATGGTCAAAATGAATGCTGTCTGGAGAATTTTCGCATGGATAAACATGTATTCTATAAGTTATGTGATATCCTGCAAGCCAAGGGTTTATTGCGTCACACAAATCGAATCAAAATTGAGGAGCAACTGGGCATATTTATGTTCATTATTGGGCATAATCTACGGACAAGGGCTGTTCAAGAGTTATTCCGTTATTCTGGAGAAACTATTAGTCGTCACTTTAACAATGTTTTGAATGCTATAATGTCTATTTCACTGGATCTCTTTCAGCCTCCTGGCTCTGGTGTTCCTTCAGAAATCTTTGAAGATCCTAGATTCTATCCATATTTTAAA GATTGTGTGGGAGTAATTGATGGTATACATGTACCAGTGACGGTAGGTGTAGATGAGCAAGGACCATTCCGCAATAAGAATGGTTTGCTTTCACAGAATATTCTGGCAGCTTGCTCATTTGACCTCAAGTTTCAATATGTTTTGGCTGGATGGGAAGGATCTGCTACAGACTTGCAAGTTTTTAATTCAGCAATCACAAGGCAGAACAAATTGCAGGTCCCCGAGG GTAAATACTACATCGTAGACAGCAAGTACCAAAATGTGCCTGGTTTCGTTGCTCCATATTCCAGTACTCCCTACTACTCCAAGGAATTTCTCAGCGATTACCACCCGCAAGATGCAAGTGAACTGTTCAATCAACGACATTCATTATTACGACATGTCATAGATCGAACTTTTGGGATCTTAAAGGCACGGTTTCCTATATTGATGTCTGCTCCTTCTTATCCATTACAAACACAAGTGAAGTTAGTGGTGGCTGCATGTGCATTGCACAATTACATTCGCAGGGAGAAGCCAGATGATTGGCTTTTCAAGATGTATGAAGAAGGGTCATTTCCAATGGAGGAATCACAACCCCCATTGGAGATGGAAGTACCACCAAAGATGGATGTTGAGACCCAGACACAGCCATCAGTTCATACTTTTGATTCTGAAGAAATTGCACTTGCTTCACAGTTAAGGGACTCCATTGCTACTGAAATGTGGAATGATTTTATCCAATGA
- the LOC100778909 gene encoding putative nuclease HARBI1 isoform X3 → MESSEEENDGVSGNHATKELIHLASNGAKFIDEVLNGQNECCLENFRMDKHVFYKLCDILQAKGLLRHTNRIKIEEQLGIFMFIIGHNLRTRAVQELFRYSGETISRHFNNVLNAIMSISLDLFQPPGSGVPSEIFEDPRFYPYFKDCVGVIDGIHVPVTVGVDEQGPFRNKNGLLSQNILAACSFDLKFQYVLAGWEGSATDLQVFNSAITRQNKLQVPEGKYYIVDSKYQNVPGFVAPYSSTPYYSKEFLSDYHPQDASELFNQRHSLLRHVIDRTFGILKARFPILMSAPSYPLQTQVKLVVAACALHNYIRREKPDDWLFKMYEEGSFPMEESQPPLEMEVPPKMDVETQTQPSVHTFDSEEIALASQLRDSIATEMWNDFIQ, encoded by the exons ATGGAGAGTTCTGAAGAGGAAAATGATGGAGTCTCTGGTAATCATGCTACTAAGGAACTGATTCATTTAGCATCTAATGGGGCAAAATTTATAGATGAAGTACTCAATGGTCAAAATGAATGCTGTCTGGAGAATTTTCGCATGGATAAACATGTATTCTATAAGTTATGTGATATCCTGCAAGCCAAGGGTTTATTGCGTCACACAAATCGAATCAAAATTGAGGAGCAACTGGGCATATTTATGTTCATTATTGGGCATAATCTACGGACAAGGGCTGTTCAAGAGTTATTCCGTTATTCTGGAGAAACTATTAGTCGTCACTTTAACAATGTTTTGAATGCTATAATGTCTATTTCACTGGATCTCTTTCAGCCTCCTGGCTCTGGTGTTCCTTCAGAAATCTTTGAAGATCCTAGATTCTATCCATATTTTAAA GATTGTGTGGGAGTAATTGATGGTATACATGTACCAGTGACGGTAGGTGTAGATGAGCAAGGACCATTCCGCAATAAGAATGGTTTGCTTTCACAGAATATTCTGGCAGCTTGCTCATTTGACCTCAAGTTTCAATATGTTTTGGCTGGATGGGAAGGATCTGCTACAGACTTGCAAGTTTTTAATTCAGCAATCACAAGGCAGAACAAATTGCAGGTCCCCGAGG GTAAATACTACATCGTAGACAGCAAGTACCAAAATGTGCCTGGTTTCGTTGCTCCATATTCCAGTACTCCCTACTACTCCAAGGAATTTCTCAGCGATTACCACCCGCAAGATGCAAGTGAACTGTTCAATCAACGACATTCATTATTACGACATGTCATAGATCGAACTTTTGGGATCTTAAAGGCACGGTTTCCTATATTGATGTCTGCTCCTTCTTATCCATTACAAACACAAGTGAAGTTAGTGGTGGCTGCATGTGCATTGCACAATTACATTCGCAGGGAGAAGCCAGATGATTGGCTTTTCAAGATGTATGAAGAAGGGTCATTTCCAATGGAGGAATCACAACCCCCATTGGAGATGGAAGTACCACCAAAGATGGATGTTGAGACCCAGACACAGCCATCAGTTCATACTTTTGATTCTGAAGAAATTGCACTTGCTTCACAGTTAAGGGACTCCATTGCTACTGAAATGTGGAATGATTTTATCCAATGA